One Gammaproteobacteria bacterium DNA segment encodes these proteins:
- the folK gene encoding 2-amino-4-hydroxy-6-hydroxymethyldihydropteridine diphosphokinase gives MTRAYVSVGSNVAPRANVARGIAGLERLFAPLVVSPIYEARAVGFAGNDFLNLVVAFDTDMGAEALHEALRAIEDAAGRRRGGPKFADRTLDLDLLLYGDEVRDDDDLELPRPEILRYAFVLRPLADIAPDTKHPVAGQSFRHLWAAFDDPAQVLRPVVPDGETP, from the coding sequence ATGACCCGGGCCTATGTGAGTGTCGGCAGCAACGTGGCGCCCCGGGCGAACGTCGCGCGGGGCATCGCTGGACTGGAGCGGCTGTTCGCGCCGCTGGTGGTGTCTCCCATCTACGAGGCCCGGGCCGTGGGCTTCGCCGGCAACGACTTTCTCAACCTGGTAGTGGCCTTCGATACCGACATGGGTGCCGAGGCCCTCCATGAGGCCCTGCGGGCCATCGAAGACGCCGCCGGGCGGCGACGCGGCGGGCCCAAATTCGCGGACCGCACCCTGGACCTGGACCTGTTGCTGTATGGGGACGAGGTGCGGGACGACGATGATCTGGAGTTGCCGCGTCCCGAGATCCTGCGCTATGCCTTCGTGTTACGACCACTGGCCGACATCGCGCCGGACACGAAGCACCCCGTGGCCGGCCAGTCGTTCCGCCACCTGTGGGCGGCCTTCGATGACCCCGCACAGGTCCTGAGACCGGTGGTCCCGGACGGAGAAACACCATGA
- a CDS encoding recombination-associated protein RdgC yields MWFKNLRIYRLAGALELMEQEVEDGLATQSFRPCGQMELDSAGFVPPLGQDDGPLSHSVNGCRLFCMRRAERLLPAAVVNEVVAEKVAHIEDTEGYPVRRQERNRIKDAVFHELLPQAFVRSRLVWAYLDESTGLLLVDAASANRAEEFLVVLREALGSLPVYPLTVAQSPANIMSAWLRGDDRIAGLSLGEECELRDPEGAEGVVRCRGVDLSDPEVQAHLEHGRYAVRLALDWEDRLSFVLGDDFVIRRLRFGDRLLEERERDEADDEASRRDADFALMALELRTFLPRLIEAFGGIAENP; encoded by the coding sequence GTGTGGTTTAAGAATCTGCGTATATATCGGCTGGCTGGTGCCCTCGAACTCATGGAGCAGGAAGTGGAAGATGGGCTCGCCACCCAGTCCTTCAGGCCGTGCGGGCAAATGGAGTTGGATTCGGCGGGCTTCGTGCCGCCCCTGGGTCAGGATGACGGGCCCTTGAGCCATAGCGTCAACGGCTGCCGCCTGTTCTGTATGCGCCGAGCCGAGCGGCTGCTGCCGGCGGCGGTGGTGAACGAGGTGGTGGCCGAAAAGGTGGCCCACATCGAGGATACCGAGGGCTACCCGGTGCGGCGCCAGGAGCGCAACCGCATCAAGGATGCGGTGTTTCACGAGCTTCTGCCCCAGGCCTTCGTGCGTTCCCGTCTGGTGTGGGCCTATCTGGACGAGTCCACGGGACTGCTGCTGGTGGACGCGGCCTCCGCCAACCGGGCGGAGGAGTTCCTCGTGGTGTTGCGTGAGGCCCTGGGCTCCCTGCCGGTGTATCCCCTCACAGTCGCCCAGTCGCCGGCCAACATCATGTCCGCCTGGCTGCGGGGCGATGACCGCATCGCCGGGCTGTCCCTGGGCGAGGAGTGCGAGCTGCGCGACCCCGAGGGCGCCGAGGGGGTGGTGCGCTGCCGCGGCGTGGACCTGTCCGATCCGGAGGTCCAGGCCCATCTGGAGCATGGGCGCTATGCCGTGCGCCTGGCCCTGGACTGGGAGGACCGCCTGTCCTTCGTGCTTGGTGACGATTTCGTCATCCGGCGCCTGCGCTTCGGCGACCGGCTGCTGGAGGAACGGGAGCGCGACGAGGCGGATGACGAGGCCTCCCGCAGGGATGCCGACTTCGCCCTCATGGCCCTGGAGTTGCGGACCTTCCTGCCGCGCCTGATCGAGGCCTTTGGCGGTATCGCGGAGAATCCCTGA
- a CDS encoding Rsd/AlgQ family anti-sigma factor: MNHPGSPTTTIERRDNSRMVIDNLLQEREQLLVLYCKVAGLEPYTEETPVERMVGDFCQILVDYVAAVHFEVFSRLSEGSERRRSVLDAADRNYDFVAHTTQQAVDFNDKYDGSDAEHLKGSLPGDLSHLGEVLAERFEKEDEVFSALLDKD; encoded by the coding sequence ATGAATCATCCGGGCTCCCCCACTACGACCATCGAGCGTCGCGACAACAGCCGCATGGTCATCGACAATCTGCTGCAGGAGCGCGAACAGCTCCTCGTCCTCTACTGCAAGGTGGCGGGCCTCGAACCCTACACCGAAGAAACCCCCGTGGAGCGCATGGTGGGGGATTTCTGCCAGATCCTGGTGGACTATGTGGCGGCGGTGCATTTCGAGGTGTTCTCGCGGCTGTCCGAGGGCTCGGAGCGCCGCCGCAGCGTGTTGGATGCCGCCGACAGGAACTACGACTTCGTGGCCCACACCACCCAACAGGCGGTGGACTTCAACGACAAATACGATGGCAGTGATGCGGAACACCTGAAGGGCTCCCTGCCCGGCGACCTGTCCCATCTGGGTGAGGTGCTCGCGGAACGTTTCGAAAAGGAAGACGAGGTCTTCTCCGCCCTCCTCGACAAGGACTGA
- the tsaD gene encoding tRNA (adenosine(37)-N6)-threonylcarbamoyltransferase complex transferase subunit TsaD: MNILGIETSCDETGVAVYGAGGGLLGHRLYSQVALHAAYGGVVPELASRDHVRRLLPLVGELLEDTGLARTDIHGVAYTAGPGLAGALLVGAALGRGVAWALDVPAVGVHHMEAHLLAPMLEDPAPDFPFLALLVSGGHTQLVAVEGVGRYRLLGESVDDAAGEAFDKTAKLLGLGYPGGPAISRLAGAAAGGRYRFPRPMTDRPGLDFSFSGLKTFAVNTLRADSGDADKAEIARAFEEAVVDTLIIKCRRALEATAYRRLIIAGGVSANARLREALAVLAAERGVEVYFPRLEFCTDNGAMVAYLGYLRLVAGQREPTGFTIRPRWPLDTLVAPSGTGT; encoded by the coding sequence ATGAACATCCTTGGTATCGAGACCTCCTGCGACGAGACCGGCGTGGCCGTCTACGGCGCTGGCGGTGGCCTCCTCGGTCACCGCCTGTATAGCCAGGTGGCGCTCCACGCGGCCTATGGCGGCGTGGTGCCCGAACTGGCCTCGCGGGACCACGTGCGGCGCCTGCTGCCACTGGTGGGCGAGCTGCTGGAGGACACGGGCCTCGCGCGCACGGACATCCACGGCGTGGCCTACACCGCCGGGCCGGGTCTGGCGGGCGCCCTGCTGGTGGGAGCCGCCCTCGGGCGGGGGGTGGCGTGGGCCCTGGACGTGCCCGCCGTGGGGGTCCATCACATGGAGGCCCACCTGCTGGCCCCGATGCTGGAGGATCCCGCTCCAGATTTCCCTTTCCTCGCCTTGTTGGTCTCCGGTGGCCACACCCAACTGGTGGCGGTGGAAGGCGTGGGACGGTACCGACTGCTGGGGGAATCCGTGGACGATGCGGCCGGCGAGGCCTTCGATAAGACCGCCAAGCTGCTGGGTCTCGGCTACCCCGGCGGGCCGGCTATCAGCCGGCTGGCGGGCGCGGCCGCGGGCGGGCGCTACCGCTTTCCCCGTCCCATGACCGATCGGCCGGGCCTGGATTTCAGTTTCAGCGGCCTCAAGACCTTCGCCGTCAATACCCTGAGGGCGGACAGCGGTGACGCCGACAAGGCGGAGATCGCCCGGGCCTTCGAGGAGGCGGTGGTGGACACCCTCATCATCAAGTGCCGGCGGGCCCTGGAGGCCACCGCCTATCGCCGTCTCATCATCGCCGGCGGTGTGAGCGCCAACGCCCGCCTGCGCGAGGCCCTGGCGGTCCTGGCGGCGGAGCGGGGGGTGGAGGTCTATTTCCCCCGCCTGGAGTTCTGTACCGACAATGGGGCCATGGTGGCCTACCTGGGATACCTGCGCCTAGTGGCGGGTCAGCGCGAGCCCACGGGGTTCACCATTCGCCCGCGCTGGCCCCTCGACACCCTCGTCGCACCCTCGGGCACAGGGACGTGA
- a CDS encoding chemotaxis protein CheW — protein sequence MAEEPDAIRVLLLPLDGPPALVPMAVVAEVTAYGTPEMLNEGPDWLMGFIHWRGQRVPLVSLDRALGRGSGPGRTGRPRSLVVFHAMTRDPDLPYYAVVTAAPPHPTMAREMELGHRGRAAEPYGWGCVELAEAGMVDIPDLERLEADLVEAVRRCSITSA from the coding sequence ATGGCTGAAGAGCCGGATGCCATCCGCGTGTTGTTACTGCCCCTCGACGGGCCGCCGGCCCTGGTGCCCATGGCCGTGGTGGCGGAGGTGACGGCCTACGGCACCCCGGAGATGCTGAATGAAGGGCCCGACTGGCTCATGGGCTTCATTCATTGGCGCGGCCAGCGGGTGCCCTTGGTGTCCCTCGACCGCGCCCTCGGCCGCGGGTCCGGCCCCGGACGCACCGGCAGGCCGCGCAGCCTGGTGGTGTTCCACGCCATGACCCGGGATCCGGACCTGCCCTACTACGCCGTGGTGACGGCCGCGCCTCCTCACCCCACCATGGCCCGCGAAATGGAATTGGGCCATCGCGGCCGGGCCGCCGAGCCCTATGGCTGGGGATGCGTAGAGCTGGCAGAGGCGGGGATGGTGGATATCCCCGACCTCGAGCGCCTCGAGGCCGACCTGGTAGAGGCGGTTCGCCGCTGCAGCATCACCAGCGCCTGA
- a CDS encoding GatB/YqeY domain-containing protein yields the protein MGGDLRATIQSHIKDAMRARDKARLDTLRLISAAIKQREVDERTELDDAEVANVLQKMLKQRRDSLEQYTAAGRQDLADQESLEIGIIEEYMPTPLGDDELAGLIDAAIAESAAAAVKDMGRVMGLLKGRIESRADMGRVSGLVKQRLGG from the coding sequence ATGGGCGGCGATCTCAGGGCCACCATCCAGAGCCACATCAAGGACGCCATGCGGGCCAGGGACAAGGCGCGCCTCGATACCCTGCGTCTCATCAGTGCCGCCATCAAGCAGCGTGAGGTCGACGAACGCACAGAGCTCGACGATGCCGAAGTGGCGAACGTGCTCCAGAAGATGCTCAAGCAGCGCCGGGACTCCCTGGAGCAGTACACCGCTGCCGGGCGCCAGGACCTGGCGGACCAGGAAAGTCTCGAGATCGGCATCATCGAGGAGTACATGCCCACTCCCCTCGGCGACGACGAGCTGGCGGGCCTGATCGATGCCGCCATCGCCGAGAGCGCGGCCGCTGCCGTCAAGGATATGGGGCGGGTGATGGGGCTCCTCAAAGGGCGCATCGAGAGCCGCGCCGACATGGGCAGGGTGAGCGGGCTGGTCAAGCAGCGCCTCGGGGGCTGA
- the rpoD gene encoding RNA polymerase sigma factor RpoD, whose product MESFARQKGLTQHCRSTMDLNQQQSQIKALIAKGKEQGFLTYHEVNDHLPDGIVDPEQIEDIIGMINDMGITVHEIAPDDDALLMNETAPSADDEDATEEAVATLATLDSEFGRTTDPVRMYMREMGTVDLLTREGEIVIAKRIEDGLNQVLSALATYPNTINTFLAAYGAVENGAVKLTDVVSGFTVDLDAVAPAAPAAAPANHQPPAHTAATDNATDDSDSDDDEDDASPVDTGPDPERVAAYAAEVREAYEKFQGGFKRVKGVQKRDSAAAKRFQKQRVEIAERFMALKLVPKLVDVLTHNLRNVVERIRELERSIMTMCVTRNGMDRKTFITSFPDNETNLEWLPDYLEQNKSKAKALQPVVPEVQRLQKKLAQIEAQAQITIGEIKEINRKMSIGEAKARRAKKEMVEANLRLVISIAKKYTNRGLQFLDLIQEGNIGLMKAVDKFEYRRGYKFSTYATWWIRQAITRSIADQARTIRIPVHMIETINKLNRISRQILQEMGREPTPEELAEKMEMPEDKVRKVLKIAKEPISMETPIGDDEDSHLGDFIEDTTIEAPVDNATFEGLRETTQNVLAGLTPREAKVLRMRFGIDMNTDHTLEEVGKQFDVTRERIRQIEAKALRKLRHPSRSETLRSFLD is encoded by the coding sequence ATTGAGAGCTTCGCCCGCCAAAAAGGGCTCACACAACATTGCCGGTCAACCATGGATTTGAATCAGCAGCAATCCCAGATTAAGGCGCTCATCGCCAAGGGCAAGGAGCAAGGCTTCCTTACCTACCACGAGGTCAATGACCATCTCCCCGATGGCATCGTCGATCCTGAACAAATCGAGGATATCATCGGCATGATCAATGACATGGGCATTACCGTCCACGAGATCGCGCCGGACGACGACGCCCTGCTCATGAACGAGACCGCGCCCTCCGCCGACGACGAGGACGCCACCGAAGAGGCGGTGGCCACCCTGGCCACCCTGGACAGCGAGTTCGGTCGCACTACCGATCCGGTGCGCATGTACATGCGCGAGATGGGCACCGTTGACCTCCTGACCCGTGAGGGCGAGATCGTCATCGCCAAGCGTATAGAGGACGGCCTCAATCAGGTGCTCTCCGCCCTCGCCACCTATCCCAACACCATCAACACCTTCCTGGCGGCCTATGGGGCGGTGGAAAACGGCGCGGTCAAGCTCACCGACGTGGTGAGCGGATTCACCGTCGACCTCGACGCCGTGGCGCCTGCCGCCCCCGCGGCGGCCCCCGCCAACCATCAGCCGCCAGCGCATACGGCCGCCACCGACAACGCGACGGACGACAGTGATAGTGACGACGACGAGGATGACGCCTCGCCCGTCGACACTGGCCCCGATCCGGAACGCGTCGCTGCATATGCAGCAGAGGTACGCGAGGCCTATGAGAAATTCCAGGGCGGCTTCAAGCGAGTCAAGGGCGTGCAGAAGCGCGACTCGGCCGCCGCCAAGCGTTTCCAGAAGCAGCGCGTGGAGATCGCCGAGAGATTCATGGCGTTGAAGCTGGTGCCCAAGCTGGTGGACGTGCTCACCCACAATCTGCGGAACGTGGTCGAACGCATCCGCGAGCTGGAGAGAAGCATCATGACCATGTGCGTCACGCGCAACGGCATGGATCGCAAGACCTTCATCACCAGCTTCCCCGACAACGAGACCAACCTGGAGTGGCTGCCCGACTACCTCGAGCAGAACAAGTCCAAGGCCAAGGCGCTGCAACCCGTCGTGCCGGAAGTACAGCGGCTGCAGAAGAAGCTGGCCCAGATCGAGGCCCAGGCCCAGATCACCATCGGTGAAATCAAGGAGATCAATCGCAAGATGTCCATCGGCGAGGCCAAGGCACGGCGCGCCAAGAAGGAGATGGTGGAAGCGAACCTGCGGCTGGTGATCTCCATCGCCAAGAAGTACACCAACCGCGGCCTGCAATTCCTGGATCTCATCCAGGAGGGCAACATCGGCCTCATGAAGGCCGTGGACAAGTTCGAGTACCGGCGCGGTTACAAGTTTTCCACCTATGCCACCTGGTGGATCCGCCAGGCTATCACCCGCTCCATCGCCGATCAGGCCCGCACCATCCGCATCCCGGTGCACATGATCGAGACCATCAACAAGCTGAATCGGATCTCGCGCCAGATCCTCCAGGAGATGGGCCGCGAGCCCACCCCCGAGGAATTGGCCGAGAAGATGGAGATGCCCGAGGACAAGGTGCGCAAGGTCCTGAAGATCGCCAAGGAGCCCATCTCCATGGAGACCCCCATCGGCGACGACGAGGACTCCCATCTGGGGGACTTCATCGAGGACACCACCATCGAGGCACCGGTAGACAACGCGACCTTCGAGGGCCTGCGGGAGACCACCCAGAACGTGCTCGCCGGCCTCACCCCCCGGGAGGCCAAGGTGCTGCGCATGCGCTTCGGTATCGACATGAACACCGATCACACCCTGGAAGAGGTGGGCAAGCAGTTCGACGTCACCCGGGAGCGCATCCGCCAGATAGAGGCCAAGGCCCTGCGCAAGCTGCGCCACCCTTCCCGCTCCGAGACCCTGCGCAGCTTCCTGGACTGA
- the rpsU gene encoding 30S ribosomal protein S21, producing the protein MPTVQVKENEPFDIALRRFKRSCEKAGILTEVRRREFYEKPTSVRKRKAAAAVKRSQKRQARNILRSKPQRRY; encoded by the coding sequence ATGCCAACCGTACAAGTCAAGGAAAACGAACCGTTCGACATCGCCCTGCGGCGCTTCAAGCGCTCCTGCGAGAAGGCGGGCATCCTCACCGAGGTCCGGCGCCGCGAGTTCTACGAAAAACCCACCTCGGTGCGCAAGCGCAAGGCGGCGGCGGCCGTCAAGCGCTCCCAGAAACGCCAGGCCCGTAACATCCTACGCTCCAAGCCCCAGCGGCGTTACTGA
- the dnaG gene encoding DNA primase has product MAGRIPNDFIDDLVARTDIVDLIDRFVPLKRAGREYKACCPFHSEKTPSFTVSPDKQFYHCFGCGAHGTALGFLMEYQHMEFVEAVEELAHRAGLTVPREGGGEARPARHDDGPLFDIMEEAARYFRGQLRQAPKAVEYLKERGVTGETAARFGLGYAPPGWDGFVGTLGGDSQRLELAVKAGLANAKEGGRPYDRFRDRIIFPIRDRRGRIVGFGGRVMGDGEPKYLNSPETPVFHKGREVYGLHEARQANRSLERLVLVEGYMDVVTLAQHGILYATANLGTAATTEQIEALFKTAPELVFCFDGDDAGRRAAWRALENALPRMQEGRQARFAFLPEGEDPDSLVRTRGAAAFAARLDESATLSAFLLDSLAARTNLATPDGRAHLIDLARPYIAHLPPGALRRVVVDNLAERCRMASQQLDRVLQGRSAADHAPAQNFRAQRHSKKTPMRNLVTLLLRHPGLAAHVPERQAVRDLPVAGAAVLDAMLEFLEQSPQVSMGVVMEHFRDTETGVFLDKIARTMEPEPAGFDPQADFTGALARLMEEQQIQPLRQKIKAGTASEDELKQYQRALATAKGLTSRG; this is encoded by the coding sequence ATGGCCGGGCGCATCCCCAACGACTTCATAGATGACCTGGTTGCCCGTACGGACATCGTCGACCTCATCGATCGCTTCGTCCCCCTCAAGCGGGCGGGCCGGGAATACAAGGCCTGCTGCCCCTTCCACAGCGAGAAGACCCCATCCTTCACCGTCAGTCCCGACAAACAGTTCTATCACTGTTTCGGCTGTGGGGCCCACGGCACGGCGCTGGGTTTTCTCATGGAATACCAGCACATGGAGTTCGTCGAGGCGGTGGAGGAACTCGCCCATCGCGCCGGCCTCACGGTGCCCCGGGAGGGCGGCGGGGAGGCGCGCCCGGCACGCCACGATGACGGACCGTTGTTCGACATCATGGAAGAGGCCGCGCGCTACTTCCGCGGCCAGCTCCGCCAGGCACCCAAGGCCGTGGAGTACCTCAAGGAGCGTGGGGTGACGGGGGAGACGGCCGCACGCTTCGGCCTGGGCTACGCGCCGCCCGGCTGGGACGGCTTCGTCGGCACCCTGGGGGGCGACAGCCAGCGCCTGGAACTGGCAGTCAAGGCGGGGCTGGCCAACGCCAAGGAAGGGGGCCGTCCTTATGATCGCTTCCGGGATCGCATCATCTTCCCCATCCGTGACCGCCGCGGACGCATCGTCGGCTTCGGCGGCCGCGTGATGGGCGACGGTGAGCCCAAATACCTCAACTCGCCCGAGACCCCCGTGTTTCACAAGGGCCGCGAGGTCTATGGGCTCCACGAGGCCCGGCAGGCCAACCGCAGCCTGGAGCGACTGGTGCTGGTGGAGGGCTATATGGACGTGGTGACCCTGGCCCAGCACGGCATCCTCTATGCCACTGCCAACCTCGGCACCGCCGCCACCACGGAACAGATCGAGGCCTTGTTCAAGACCGCCCCGGAGTTGGTGTTCTGCTTCGACGGCGACGACGCGGGCCGGCGTGCGGCGTGGCGGGCGCTGGAGAACGCCCTGCCGCGGATGCAGGAGGGACGCCAGGCGCGGTTCGCCTTCCTGCCCGAGGGCGAGGACCCCGACTCCCTGGTGCGCACTCGGGGCGCCGCAGCCTTCGCGGCGCGGCTGGATGAATCGGCCACCCTGTCCGCCTTCCTGCTGGACAGCCTGGCGGCCAGGACCAACCTCGCCACCCCCGACGGGCGCGCCCATCTCATCGACCTGGCCCGGCCTTATATCGCCCACCTGCCGCCGGGCGCGCTGCGCCGTGTCGTAGTGGACAATCTGGCCGAGCGCTGCCGCATGGCCTCCCAGCAGCTCGACCGTGTTCTCCAGGGCCGTTCTGCCGCCGACCACGCCCCGGCCCAGAACTTCCGCGCCCAGCGTCATTCAAAGAAAACACCCATGCGCAACCTCGTGACATTGCTGTTGCGGCATCCCGGACTCGCCGCCCACGTCCCGGAGCGGCAGGCGGTGCGCGACCTGCCCGTGGCGGGCGCGGCCGTCCTCGACGCCATGCTTGAGTTCCTGGAGCAAAGCCCCCAAGTGTCCATGGGAGTGGTGATGGAACACTTCAGAGACACGGAGACCGGGGTATTCCTGGACAAGATCGCCCGCACCATGGAGCCGGAGCCGGCGGGTTTCGACCCCCAGGCGGACTTCACGGGGGCACTGGCACGTCTCATGGAGGAACAACAGATCCAGCCGTTACGCCAGAAAATCAAGGCAGGGACCGCCTCAGAGGACGAACTGAAACAGTATCAACGGGCCCTGGCCACGGCCAAGGGCCTGACATCGCGGGGCTGA
- the folB gene encoding dihydroneopterin aldolase, giving the protein MDITFIKELRVDTIIGIYDWERDIRQTVIIDLEMGGDIRAAAATDNIADAIDYKAVGKRLIAFVEGAEFQLVETLAERLAEIVREEFRVPWLRLTINKEKALRGAAGVGVMIERGQRAWP; this is encoded by the coding sequence ATGGACATTACCTTCATAAAAGAACTGCGTGTGGACACGATCATCGGTATCTACGACTGGGAACGGGACATCCGCCAGACCGTGATCATCGATCTGGAGATGGGTGGTGACATCCGGGCCGCCGCCGCCACCGATAACATCGCCGATGCCATCGACTACAAGGCCGTGGGCAAGCGTCTCATCGCCTTCGTGGAGGGCGCGGAATTTCAGTTGGTTGAGACCCTGGCGGAACGTCTGGCCGAGATCGTGCGCGAAGAATTCCGGGTGCCGTGGCTGCGTCTCACCATCAACAAGGAAAAGGCATTGCGGGGCGCCGCCGGAGTGGGCGTCATGATCGAGCGCGGGCAGCGCGCCTGGCCATGA
- the plsY gene encoding glycerol-3-phosphate 1-O-acyltransferase PlsY — translation MLTDVLLILGGYLVGSVATAVITCRLMGLPDPRTVGSGNPGATNVLREGGRRAAILTLAGDVLKGLVPVLVAVAFSTGSLVPALVALAAFLGHLYPVFFGFRGGKGVATAFGAMLGLSWPLALAVLATWLVVAVAFRYSSLAALCGALLAPAYAYALDAGTGELAVVTAMSILLLWRHRSNLRNLLAGREDKIGTRKPPATESEGQTLDGAGN, via the coding sequence ATGTTGACCGATGTCCTGCTCATCCTCGGCGGCTACCTCGTGGGCTCCGTCGCCACCGCCGTCATCACCTGCCGCCTCATGGGACTGCCCGATCCCCGCACGGTGGGGTCCGGCAATCCCGGAGCCACCAACGTGCTGCGGGAGGGCGGCCGGCGGGCGGCCATCCTGACCCTCGCCGGCGACGTGCTCAAAGGCCTGGTGCCGGTGCTGGTGGCGGTCGCCTTCTCGACGGGTTCACTGGTGCCCGCCCTGGTAGCCTTAGCGGCCTTCCTGGGACACCTCTACCCCGTGTTCTTCGGCTTTCGCGGCGGCAAGGGCGTGGCCACCGCCTTCGGCGCCATGCTGGGCCTGTCCTGGCCGCTGGCCCTGGCGGTGCTGGCCACCTGGCTGGTGGTGGCCGTCGCCTTTCGCTATTCCTCCCTGGCGGCCCTGTGCGGGGCCCTGCTGGCCCCCGCCTACGCCTATGCCCTCGATGCCGGCACCGGCGAACTGGCCGTCGTGACGGCCATGAGCATCCTGCTGCTGTGGCGGCACCGCTCCAACCTGCGCAACCTGTTGGCGGGCCGCGAAGACAAGATCGGTACCCGCAAGCCCCCGGCCACCGAGAGCGAGGGGCAGACCCTGGACGGCGCCGGCAACTGA
- a CDS encoding NUDIX hydrolase, protein MKFCSECGSRTMEWRVPEGDNRPRHVCGECGVIFYQNPKIVAGCLPVWEDRVLLCRRAIEPRYGYWTLPAGFMENGETTEEAAVRETLEEASARVRIQGLYTVLSLPHVSQVYMLFRSELTDLDFGPGAESLEVALFREAEIPWDELAFATIRETLKAYFHDRREGMFPVHIGTILRALAAG, encoded by the coding sequence ATGAAGTTCTGCAGTGAGTGTGGTTCCCGGACCATGGAATGGCGCGTGCCCGAGGGCGACAACCGGCCCCGCCACGTGTGTGGCGAGTGCGGTGTCATCTTCTACCAGAATCCCAAGATCGTGGCGGGCTGCCTGCCGGTGTGGGAGGACCGGGTGCTGCTGTGCCGGCGTGCCATCGAGCCCCGCTATGGCTATTGGACCCTGCCGGCAGGCTTCATGGAAAACGGCGAGACCACCGAGGAGGCGGCGGTCCGCGAGACCCTGGAGGAGGCAAGCGCCCGGGTCCGCATCCAGGGCCTTTACACCGTGCTGAGCCTGCCCCACGTGAGTCAGGTCTACATGCTTTTCCGCAGCGAACTGACGGACCTGGACTTCGGCCCCGGTGCCGAGAGCCTCGAGGTGGCCTTGTTTCGGGAGGCGGAGATCCCGTGGGACGAGCTGGCGTTTGCCACCATTCGCGAGACCTTGAAGGCCTACTTCCATGATCGCCGCGAGGGCATGTTTCCGGTACATATCGGCACCATCTTGCGTGCCCTCGCCGCCGGCTGA
- a CDS encoding 16S rRNA (uracil(1498)-N(3))-methyltransferase yields MRRPRLYVPNPLADTPNLTLTGDRAHYLGRVLRLKAGDECLLFDGYGLDYPATVATAGRGTMTLRLGPPQAVATESPLFSHLMLAVTRGSRMDVALQKAVELGASALTPVFTERCGVNLEARQVPRRLEHWQGIVRGAAEQCGRARIPRLAPPVNLQEGLERLPPAPATRLVLDPAGGGALADIAPPADGVVILVGPEGGLTDGELAAAVRHGFRGITLGPRVLRAETAPLAVLAALQSLWGDFRPSPGP; encoded by the coding sequence GTGCGCCGGCCCCGCCTGTACGTCCCCAATCCCCTCGCCGACACCCCGAACCTCACCCTGACGGGGGATCGCGCCCATTATCTCGGGCGCGTGCTGCGCCTGAAGGCCGGCGACGAATGCCTGTTGTTCGACGGCTACGGCCTGGATTATCCGGCCACCGTGGCCACGGCCGGGCGTGGCACGATGACCCTGCGGCTGGGACCGCCCCAAGCCGTCGCCACCGAGAGTCCGTTGTTCAGCCACCTCATGCTCGCCGTGACCCGGGGCTCCCGCATGGACGTCGCCCTGCAGAAGGCGGTGGAACTGGGGGCGTCGGCCCTCACCCCGGTGTTCACCGAACGCTGCGGCGTCAACCTGGAGGCGCGCCAGGTCCCGCGCCGCCTGGAGCATTGGCAGGGCATCGTCAGGGGCGCCGCGGAGCAGTGCGGCCGCGCCCGCATACCCCGGCTCGCCCCGCCCGTGAACCTGCAGGAGGGCCTGGAGCGGCTACCGCCGGCGCCCGCCACCCGGCTGGTGCTCGATCCGGCGGGCGGTGGGGCCCTGGCTGACATCGCCCCCCCGGCCGACGGCGTCGTCATCCTCGTGGGCCCGGAGGGCGGCCTCACGGACGGTGAACTGGCCGCGGCAGTCCGGCATGGGTTTCGGGGCATCACCCTCGGCCCCCGGGTGCTGCGGGCGGAAACGGCGCCCCTGGCGGTGCTGGCGGCCCTGCAGTCCCTGTGGGGGGACTTCCGGCCATCGCCGGGGCCCTGA